The Arachis ipaensis cultivar K30076 chromosome B10, Araip1.1, whole genome shotgun sequence DNA window tttctgcaatgcCTCCTCCATTTGATATGATTTCTAAGATGCATCCTCCTAGAGAGGCTTGGAGGCTGAAAGTTAGGGTTCTAAGGCTTTGGGTTGTACCCTCTTTTGGAAATCATGATGTTCCTAACTTAATGGAGATGATTTTGATCTCCTTTATGAGCATGTTAGCCCCTATTAGCTTCTCTTTTAAATATGGTGTTACTtgttattttttaagtttttaattttaaatgatGTGTTTCACTAATCTGATTTTGTTCTTTTGTTGGATTTTCAGTGTGAAAAAATTCAAGCTACAGTTAAGAAACCACTCCTTAATAGGTTTAGGGATCATATAGTTGAAGGTAAAGTTTATAGAATGGCATACTTTACTGTTGTGTCAAATCATGGTAGTTATAGAGCAACTTCTCATGAATTCAAATTGGTTTTTCTTCACCGAACCACTGTTGTAGCTGTTGATGAAGATGTTATCCCTAAGACTTGTTTcaacatgttttctttttctgaaCTGCTGAACATGACCCAAGATTATGATTTTTTAGTTGGTGTGTCTATCTTCTTGGTTTGCTGTTATTCAAGTTTTTTTAACAAATGCTTTCAATATTTAATAGGTTGTGTTTATTTAGAATAGATGTCATTGGCCTTTTAACTTcagtgaggaaagagaaagaatatgcaaaagaggaaaaaattgtgaaaatgattgTGCTTGAATTAACTTCAAAAGAGTATGTTGATTGAGTCATTTCTCCTAGTTTCTCTTTATGTTTTAATCATCTTTTTTCCTTGTTTTCTGTTTGATCCTTTGTCATGTTTTGAGTTTCAGTCTTACAGTGCGATGTGCATTGTTTGGGGACTATGTTAATCAAGTAAATCATTTCCTTGCTTCTGGCTATGTGGAGCAGCCTGTTGTGGTGATTCAACTTGCTAAAGTCAAGTTCTTTAGGGGTAAATTGTTTGTTTTCTGTACATCTCATTGCTACTCTAGGTGTTGTCTCCAATAAACTTTGCTAGACTATTTCTGTGTTGCTGTGTAGGTCAAGTAGGCCTTCAAAATGTGATATATGCCACTCAAATATTATTTAATCTTGATTTTCCTGAAGTTGTTGAATTCAGGCAGAGGTTAGGATGttttattttgttgatttttattGTATTCTTTATTTACAACCAATCTGGAATAACAAGTACAAGTatttgcataatttttttttagtatgATTGAGCAAGGTGTCAATGGTACCCAACCACTGTTTATTGCAAATGAAGGTAAAATTGTCTCCTTGGAAGATGATTTCATGCATTTAACTAGAAAATGTACTATTGAAGAGCTTCAAGATAACAATGAGGTTGTCTTCTTTTGAGTTAGTTgtgtttatgtttattttatacacaaatgaactgaaaagaaaaatcaaagaacAATTTCCAGATCTGTTTTTTCATTCATATTGTTAACAAATTTTGAAATGCCGATTGTATAGGAGGGTTCTTTTATCATTTTTGGTACAATCCAAGGTATTGTTGAGGATGGAGGTTGGTGGTATTCTGCTTGTGTGTGTGGAAAGGGTATCTATCCTCAAAATGGTGCATATTACTGTGATTTTTGTTTGAAGTACATAATTAATGTGACTCCAAGGTCAGAAATTTTGTTCAAAATGTCTTTTCATTTTGTCTTGTGGAttgtttataaaaataatatttcttgGTATTATTTATTCCGAATCATtgtgttccttttttttttctccgcagatttaaaattaaaataacagttGAAGATCATAGTGGGGAGggtattttccttttctttgatcGTGAGGCATCTTATTTGCTTAAGAAATCATGTGCTGACTTATTTACCGAGGTTCAAAGAGATGCAAGTGtatattcttagttttcttttgtgTATTGTTCACTTTATGGGATGTGATATGTGTTATTTAAACTCTGTATTTCTTATGTATTATTTTCAAAATAGCTTGTATGTGGAGATACTTATCCTCCCCTATTCCAAGGGCTCATTGGAAAGAAGTTACTGCTGAATATGTGATGATCCCACCATTATTGCCATGTTTAAACTTTTCAATTATGATGCTGATGATGAGTCTACTCCAAAAAAGGTTAGATatacatataattatttttacattGTGTAAATTCGTGTtttgttccttttttttattGTGCTGTGGTGAATTTTTCTTATggtcttatgtatttttaaactCTTGTGGCATATGAATAGGAGCCTGATTTACACAAATCTGTTCCCTGTGGAGAAGGGGATATTGGTATTAAGAAGGAGTCATCAAAGACTTTTATCAAAAGTGAGAAAGTTGCTGGTGAGTCTTCTGGAATTTTATCTAAATCCCCAGTTCTTATAAATTTTCTGGCTGGAAAACAGCCTGCTGTTTCCGGAGAGACTGAGTTTGCTTCCTTAATTAATGGTGAACATGGAAAAGATGAAAAAACACCCAGCAATGATACTGTTAGTGATGATCTTTCTGCTGAACTGGATATATTGCTTAGCTCACCAGAAAAAGAAACTCAGGTGctgttatataatatttttttcctcCTTCCTATGTGTGTTGTTTCTAAATGGATTTTGCATTTCTTGAGTGACTTTCATAGCTTTTGTTAATTTCTTTGTGATAGGAGGTGTTGTCCCACATTATTGATGCACCTTCCCAATATGGAGAGAAGCTTATTCATGAAAATCATGTTGTCACCTCCAAGGGCAAGAGGAATCTGAATCCCCAATTTGAAGAGGCGGCTGCTGATGCAGATGGGCATGGGTTCAAGATTGCCAAGGTTAATGGAGTTTGATTTAAGGTGTGGAATTGAGCTGCTGTGTCTAGGTGTAGGTAGTTTATATAGTATATCTCCAAGTGTTTAAGAAGGCTTGTGATTCCAAATACATCGAAATGTAATCATGCTGGCTGGATGGTATTTTGATTTGACCTTTTTGGATTGTGTCCATCAAATAGGATTGTCAGATATAGGGGTTTTCTTTTTGTGTTGGCTCGGGTCATCTGCCAACTAGGTCTATTCTCAACTCCTTCTTTTGTAATAGTGACTTTGCTAGGGATTGGACACATTTTCAATGTTGTACCCTCTTTAGGTTACATACTAAGATATGTATTCATATGTTGGGATCCTCCTTATCATAGGAGAGATAGCCATATGTAATTGTGTATATCACTATCAGTATTTTAATGAAATGCGGtagttcttatttttatttctttattgttGTACAACTTTATCTTTTCATGTCAATTAGTTATTGGTGTTGATTataatactttattttttttatgttctacGTTATTAAAGGTGTGCATGGTTATATAAGTTCTTTGTTGGTGTGTTTCACAAGTTCTCTTCCCAGCCACCTCCCTTTTTTTTACCTCTTGCTTATAGGAACTTAACAATGTGGATATCTTTTGGGCAATGAATTAGGGATAGTTCTTGCGATGTATGTTTCAACCTCTTGTTTTCTTTAGTACGAGTAACAAAGATGTCTCATAATTCTGTTCGTGCTAGAGAATATAGGCGAAattctttgaaaagaaaacgaacacAAAGTCACCATCGAAATGCAAGAGGTCAGTACTGAATTGACCTTCGTGATATTTTTAGTGTTTTATGTTCTATTTTTCAGTGATTTCATATCTATGGAAGtcttttgtaatttattttcgtTTTTTAATGTTTTAGAGGTCTTCGATTCCTCGATGCCTGCTCTCTCTTTGAATAATTATATGGGTAATTTTTATTGCTCTAccaatatttttttagttaatcTTTGTGTTTCTAAAAATTTGTCTGtttattttatatgtttttaatgtttctgtttatttttattttttagaaaatttagTTGAGGTGTCCCAGAATGTTAATCAAAGTTCAAATCTTATCTTGTCAGGTATAATAATATCTTTAAGTATTTTATCCCTgtccaattttatttttgttaaattatattttaagttCTTTGGATTTATATCTAATAATAGATTGGTTTGttgatttattattgtttttttacACTGTTATAAAATTCTTTATGGAATCATTTAGATCAGTATATAGGTGTAATTTATATTGTTGTTTCAAACATACACAAGTACTAGAGGTTAATAAATTGTTTAATTAGTGTTTATTCTTGTCTTGGACAATATGAAAAGTTTTTTCGTTATGTGATTGGATTCacgtaattagttaattaattaacttttctGGATAAATAATAGACGAGGGGTATTTCTTGAAACTTTCTTAATTTGATGTCATAATCAATAGTTGTATATTAAagaaaagtttaattattctgttggtttctctaattttttgaaatcttCTATTAGTTccatataaatattttttcttttagttctgtctgtgaattttttttttttaagttttttcaaTTATTCCTCTCTTGATAGTGATTCGGTCAATTGTATAATGAGATGTTTACAACAAAGAATATGGTGCATGgattcaattaaaagaaaaaggaagccTTTGCAgccaattaagaaaaaaaattgtgcAATGACTCagttaaagtaaaaaaaaaatatacgcaCTTGGTTAAAAATTTTACAGGATTCTATGGACCAATAGAGTCATTAAagtctaaaaaaatataaaatgattCTAATAGTGATTTAGCTTATTTAATTGCAACCTAGACAATTAGTATGAGTGattaaaataatgaaataaagTCTATTctaacgttaaaaaaaaaatcaaactgtTCTTGAATGTGCATTAAGCTTTatttatatttagttatttaatAAATCAATGTTAATTCATATTGGTTTTCGTAGTTTATTACATTTTTAATGTTCAATTTGCACGctgattattaaataattaattgatttcttatttcatcattattttttttatgtttggttgTCAAATATATATTTGCATAAATTTgtgttattttaaattaaaatggaTGATATAGACCAATCAGAAAAATATGATCCTTCGATAAATTCATTCAGTCAAGTTAGTTCTGTTATTGATCATCCTCTGTTCTTGCAAAGTGAGATACAAGGTACACTCTCTTTCTTAAATCATCTATTATTCAAGAATAGTAAAATAGAAATCTTATTTACTTAGTTCTAAAAGATTCTATTGTACTTCTGTGATGAGATATTATTCAGGCAGTGTAAAATAGAAGTAGTGTTTTGTGATAtatttttttgacaaaatttaaACAAGTcaagtatataatatatattatatctgtAAGCTAATGGTTTATTCATTTTATGTCGAATCTATTTCATGCCATCTAattgagataaaaaaaattttattgttaTGCATTTTTTTTCCGCTTTATCTTTACCAGGTTGTCTTGATGTTGGTGATCCTAACTATAAATGTTCAATCTGTGGGGCGTGTTTCTGGTTATCAGAACGTGTTGAAAGAGACTCTACAGTTAATCGTCCTGTTTTTACTGTTTGTTGCTCAAAAGGGAAAATTCAGTTACCTTATCTCTGAAAGCCCCCAGATCTGCTATATAATTTGATTAACGGACATGATAGCAAGTGTTTGTatttccaaaaaaaatatttgatcttATAACAGTATGTTTGCCTTCACGTCTCTTGGTGGTAAGGTTCTGGATTCAGTGAATGATGGGAGTGGTCCACCGCAGTTTATAATAACTGGTCAAAATTATCATCAGATTAGAAGTTTGCTCCCGGATTCTGGTCAGAAGCCTAAATTTGCGCAATTATATATATACGACACTCAGCATGAGATAATGCATAGGCAGGGAATCTTTCGGTATGTGTGTTTGAAGTTTTGTTgttaagtttttttattttatttccctgATGTTTTAATGTTATTTGCATTGAAAAACAGCTTTATATCTGTCATTGCATAGTTATATTCTGTTTTATTCCCGTTATAATGTGTTATTAATCATTTCTAACTAATAATGATGTATCAAAACATATGATAATTGTACTCTGTGtggtttttaaatatatttttgtggtTAATGTATATTTGTTTTAGGCAAATATCTGAGATAGATAAAGAATTGATAACTGAGTTGTTGCAAATGATCGATACTCATAATGTGATAGCACAGTCATTTTGAAGAGTCAGAGAATTCTATCAGTGTCATCCATCCTAgatcttctctttgaagttgtatTCGCATAGGAAGGTTGATCGAAGAATTTACAATACTCCCTCTTGTGATGAAGTTGCTGCTCTGGTTGTTGGAGATTTTGATTCGTCGGATCATGGTCGTGACATTATTGTTCGATCTACTGTTGGTCAGTTGCAACGTATCTATGTAACTCATGCTCTGTATTAGCCTTTACAGTATCCGTTGTTGTTTCCATATGGCGAGGATGGTTACCAGTTGAATATTCCTTATCGAGGTCAACAGGAGGGATATGTCCCTGGAAgaagaacaagggtttctctcagGGAATTCATATGTTTTCGTCTGCAAATTAGGGAGCAAGAAGATGGAATTATTCACAAGTGTAGGCAATTATTTCAACAATTTGTTGTTGACTGTTTCACCATGATTGAGTCCCAGAGGTTGTATGAGATTAGAATGAAGCAAagtacaattaaaggagaagtgcTTCAAGGAATGGAAGAGGCTATGCGTCGTGGTGATGATGAAGCTTCTTCAATTTGGACACGAGTCATCTTGCCTTCTTCTTTCACTGGTGGTAGACGTTATATGTTTAATTGTTGTCAGGATGCGATGGCAATCTGTAAACATTTTGGCTATCCAGATTTATTCCTTACTATTACGTGTAATCCAAATTAGCCTGAATTTCAGCGATTCACAGAGCGAGAGCAAATTTCCATCGCTGATCGTCTTGATATCTCTTGCCGTGTCTTTCATGCTAAGTTAAAATGCCTTCTAAGTGATCTCAAGGAAGGTGTATTTTTTGGTCCACTTAGTGCAGGTATGTTATTTCTCGCTTGGCATTTCAATTTTTGTCTGTTGTCCTCGGACATGTAGTTGTCTGGCTTTTTAAtgatgtttttgtattttttaggtATGTATACTATTGAGTTCCAAAAAAGAGGTCTACTACATACACACATGTTACTATGGCTTAACGGGGAAAGCAACTTACAAAGTTTTAAAATTGTTGATGAATTCATCTGTGCGAGCTACCCAATCCCCTCAAATTTTTAGCTCTTTATAATGTCGTCACCAAGTACATGATCCATGGTCCCTGCAGTCGACTTAGACCGAGTTCTCCTTGCATGAAAGATGGTAAGTGCTCAAAATTTTATCCGAAAAGATTCTTTGACCAAACGAGCTTTGATGAAGATGGTTATCCGATATATAAACGTCATAATATGGGTGTGACAGTGAAGATCAACGACATTGATATTGACAACAGATTTGTTGTGTCTTATAATCCACTGCTGTTAATGAAATATCAAGCTCACATAAATCTTGAGTTCTATAACAAGTCAAACGTCATCAAGTATCTTTTTAAGTATATCAATAAGGGTCCGGATCGGGTGATTGCAACTGTTGGAGAAACATATTATGTTGGTGAATCTTCTCACGTGGTTGATGAGATCAAGCAGTATTACAATTGTCGTTATTTGTCACCGTCTGAATCCATGTGGAGAATTTTTGCTTATGATATTCATCATAGATGGCCGTCAGTACAGAGGTTGACTTTTCACTTGCCGAACCAGCAACATGTTGTATTCGATGATGCTGATATCACTACTCATGTTTATTTGCACAACAAAGATTTGCTGACGATGTTTAGGGGTTGGATGATGGCCAACAGGCGGTTCCCGGATGGGCGGTCTTTAACATATGTTGAATATCCAGGCAAATTTGTCTATTGTTCAAACAGTAGGGAGTGGAAGCCGAGACAGAGGGGATTCTCAATTGGAAGATTGAGTTTTGTTCATCCCTCATCTGGTGAATTTTTCTATATGCGGATGCTTTTGAACGTGCAGAGAGGTTGTACCAGTTTTCGAAGTATAAGAACCGTGAATGGTGTTACTTATGATACATTTTAGGAGGCATGCTCTGCCATAGAATTCTTGATAGATGATAAGGAGTATGTTTCTGCTATTAAGGAAGTCGCCGAGGTAGCGTCCGCTGCACAGCTAAAGGGGCTTTTTGTGATGTTGTTGCTATCTGGTTCCATGCGAAGGCCTCTGTCAGTTTGGGAACAAACTTGGGCTTATTTGTCTGATGATATTCTTTATCGCAGAAGGCATGAGCTGCAATATCCCAGTAAGAATTTTGTTCATGATGAATTTATTATATGACAAGTAGGCGCACACGGACACAGACAGTGCAGAAATGATATTATCGtgctaatatttattaattatcgttAAACGTAGATCTAACGATGAGTCAATATGAGTTGCAAATATTTTGTTTGTTGGAGATTGAGAAACTATTGTAGAGTAATGGAAAATCATTGAGAAATTATGCTGGCATGCCAGTTCCTAATAACTCTTTAGTCTCTCAATTTAGCAACTTGATGCTGTTGCGTGAGTTGCAGTATGATACTGTTTATTTGACTCGTGAGCATGATGCAAATGTCTTAAAGTTAAATGAAGAACAGAGGGTGGTCTACGATAAAATTATTGATTGTGTTTCGAATAAGAGGCACGGATTCTTTTTTGTGTACGGGTTTGGTGGCACTGGAAAAACTTTTTTATACAGGGTTTTGTCGAATAGATTGCGATCTGAGAAAAAGATTGTTATAAACGTTGCTTCTAGTGGTATTGCTTCTCTGTTGTTACCTGGTGGTAAGACGGCGCATTCTATGTTCTATATTCCTGTTGATCTGACTGAAGATACTGTTTTTCGGATTAAGAAGGATAGTGCAAAAGCTGAGGTAGTCCGATTGGCCGATTTGATTATTTGGGATGAGGCACCGATGACTAACAAATTAGCATTTGAAGCGCTCGATAGGACGTTACGTGATATAATGGTTTCGGTCTCTGATAGGAATAAAGATTTACCTTTTGGTGGGAAGGTGGTCATTCTCGGTGGTGATTTCAGGCAGGTCTTGCCAGTTATTCCGAAAGGTTCTCGTGCTAAGATTGTCATGGCTTCGATAAATTCTTCTGTCCTCTGGAAATATTGCGAAGTTTTGCGTCTAACGAAAAATATGAGGTTAACAATGGGATTGGAACAATCAACTCCTCAGGAGTTAAGGTCATTTTTAAATTGGATACTTCAAATCGGTGAAGGTCGATGTGGAACAGTGGTCAATGATAAACTTTTTGTTGATATTCCTTCTAATCTAATCATTCCTGTCTTGGAAAATCCAGTGGAAGATATTGTAAATACAATCTATCCGAATTTTGTTCAGAATTTTCGTGATCCACATTTTTTCCAGGATAGGGCAATTCTGGCTCCGACTGTCGACAATGTTGAAGAGATAAACAATTATATAGTTGACTTGTTGCCCGGTGAGGAGAAAAATTATCTCAGTGCTGATTCGATATGTGGTAGTGATGTCTATTctgatgttgatgttgattggATAAATGTTGAATTCTTGAATCATATTAGGTGTTCTGGTCTACCTAATCATTCGTTGAAGTTGAAAATAGGCGTGCCTATTATTTTGTTGAGGAATATTGATCCAGCTGGGGGTTTGTGTAATGGGACCCGACTTGTTGTGCGAGATCTAGGGAGAAATGTG harbors:
- the LOC110268034 gene encoding replication protein A 70 kDa DNA-binding subunit C-like is translated as MLSIFNRLCLFRIDVIGLLTSVRKEKEYAKEEKIVKMIVLELTSKDLTVRCALFGDYVNQVNHFLASGYVEQPVVVIQLAKVKFFRGQVGLQNVIYATQILFNLDFPEVVEFRQSMIEQGVNGTQPLFIANEGKIVSLEDDFMHLTRKCTIEELQDNNEEGSFIIFGTIQGIVEDGGWWYSACVCGKGIYPQNGAYYCDFCLKYIINVTPRFKIKITVEDHSGEGIFLFFDREASYLLKKSCADLFTELVCGDTYPPLFQGLIGKKLLLNM
- the LOC107620091 gene encoding ATP-dependent DNA helicase PIF1-like; protein product: MPVPNNSLVSQFSNLMLLRELQYDTVYLTREHDANVLKLNEEQRVVYDKIIDCVSNKRHGFFFVYGFGGTGKTFLYRVLSNRLRSEKKIVINVASSGIASLLLPGGKTAHSMFYIPVDLTEDTVFRIKKDSAKAEVVRLADLIIWDEAPMTNKLAFEALDRTLRDIMVSVSDRNKDLPFGGKVVILGGDFRQVLPVIPKGSRAKIVMASINSSVLWKYCEVLRLTKNMRLTMGLEQSTPQELRSFLNWILQIGEGRCGTVVNDKLFVDIPSNLIIPVLENPVEDIVNTIYPNFVQNFRDPHFFQDRAILAPTVDNVEEINNYIVDLLPGEEKNYLSADSICGSDVYSDVDVDWINVEFLNHIRCSGLPNHSLKLKIGVPIILLRNIDPAGGLCNGTRLVVRDLGRNVIGADIVSSSNVGDKVFITRMNMIPSDTVIPFKFQRRQFPVSLSFAMTINKSQGQTLSTVDLFLRRPVFCHGQLYVALS